In a genomic window of Variovorax paradoxus:
- a CDS encoding carotenoid oxygenase family protein: MQRRELLRLLAGTGALPLLAPWARAAGAAGEENWQAQFEAADAPWKIGFATPPGDLPPTRATVRGRFPDAVAGTLFRVGPTGHDLGGERYHHWFDGDGMVHRFAIEGSEVLHQGRYVATPKRVAELRAGHRLVEAFGTVPPGVEPPTSPDAINVANTSVLPLQGEVLALWEGGSATRLDASTLDTLGLKTWRADLAGMPFSAHPKVDPDGTVWNFGVSSGASLLALYEIAPDGGLRRAAAVPVPDLPMVHDFAVTERHLVFLMPPLVYDGKRKEAGASFLDAHVWRPELGMRALVVDKRDWERRQMLTLPAGFLFHVGNAWEEDTPRGSRIHVDYVRTEDAESVFTTNRELMRARRVRQNEPRLTVATLDLAAGRATQKVLPQEAEFPRIDPRRVGLRHRQVIHATLTRPDVPGFQAVARTDVESGRSERFVHGAQSIVEEHVFVPDGGKPGWVLGTSLDFGRKCTVLSCFAADHLAAGPVAQATLPYALPLGLHGAFVKA, translated from the coding sequence ATGCAACGACGCGAACTGCTGCGCCTGCTGGCCGGCACCGGCGCCCTGCCCCTGCTCGCGCCCTGGGCCCGCGCGGCGGGCGCGGCCGGCGAGGAGAACTGGCAGGCCCAGTTCGAGGCCGCCGACGCCCCCTGGAAGATCGGCTTCGCCACGCCGCCCGGCGATCTGCCGCCGACCCGCGCCACGGTGCGCGGACGCTTTCCCGACGCGGTGGCCGGCACGCTGTTCCGTGTCGGCCCCACCGGCCACGACCTGGGCGGCGAGCGCTACCACCACTGGTTCGACGGCGACGGCATGGTGCACCGCTTCGCGATCGAAGGCAGCGAGGTGCTGCACCAGGGCCGCTACGTGGCCACGCCCAAGCGCGTGGCCGAGCTGCGCGCCGGGCACCGGCTGGTCGAGGCCTTCGGCACCGTGCCGCCGGGCGTGGAGCCGCCGACCTCGCCCGATGCCATCAACGTCGCCAACACCAGCGTGCTGCCGCTGCAGGGCGAGGTGCTGGCGCTGTGGGAAGGCGGCTCGGCCACGCGCCTCGATGCGAGCACGCTCGACACGCTGGGCCTGAAGACCTGGCGCGCCGACCTCGCGGGCATGCCGTTCTCGGCCCATCCGAAGGTGGACCCCGACGGCACGGTGTGGAACTTCGGCGTGAGCTCGGGCGCGAGCCTGCTCGCGCTCTACGAGATCGCGCCCGACGGCGGCCTGCGCCGCGCCGCCGCGGTGCCGGTGCCCGACCTGCCGATGGTCCACGACTTCGCCGTGACCGAGCGCCACCTGGTGTTCCTGATGCCGCCGCTGGTGTACGACGGCAAGCGCAAGGAGGCCGGCGCCAGCTTCCTCGACGCCCACGTCTGGCGGCCCGAACTCGGCATGCGCGCGCTGGTGGTCGACAAGCGCGACTGGGAACGAAGGCAGATGCTGACCTTGCCGGCCGGCTTCCTGTTCCACGTCGGCAATGCCTGGGAGGAAGACACGCCGCGCGGCTCGCGCATCCACGTCGACTACGTGCGCACCGAGGACGCCGAGTCGGTGTTCACGACCAACCGCGAGCTGATGCGCGCGCGCCGCGTGCGGCAGAACGAACCGCGCCTGACCGTCGCGACGCTCGACCTGGCCGCCGGCCGGGCCACGCAGAAGGTGCTACCGCAGGAGGCCGAGTTCCCGCGCATCGATCCGCGCCGCGTCGGCCTGCGCCATCGCCAGGTGATCCATGCCACGCTGACGCGGCCCGACGTGCCGGGCTTCCAGGCGGTGGCGCGCACCGACGTCGAGAGCGGCCGCAGCGAGCGCTTCGTCCACGGCGCGCAGTCGATCGTCGAGGAGCATGTGTTCGTGCCCGACGGCGGGAAGCCGGGCTGGGTGCTGGGCACCTCGCTCGACTTCGGCCGCAAGTGCACGGTGCTCTCGTGCTTCGCGGCCGACCATCTCGCGGCGGGGCCGGTGGCGCAGGCCACGCTGCCCTATGCATTGCCGCTGGGGCTGCACGGGGCCTTCGTGAAGGCCTGA
- a CDS encoding AI-2E family transporter: protein MNSPQLQRGVFLALLAAVTVAFLWVLMPFFGAVLWGVALAILFTPLYKWLLRKMPGKRNAAALSTLAICLVIVILPLAMIGVSLVQEVVLVTQSIRSGQIDFAAYFQQILAATPQWLLNLVERFNLGDAAAWQARISAIAGQGSQLIASQALAIGQNTFDFVVSFFVMLYLLYFLVRDGASLSKTMRDALPLAKPHTHYLLNKFTTVIRATIKGNVAVAVAQGTLGGLAFWFLGVQGALLWAVLMAFLSLLPAVGAALIWGPVAIYFLATGHFWQGGILIFVGVFVIGLVDNILRPVLVGKDTQMPDYIVLMSTIGGMAIFGINGFVIGPVVAALFMAAWSLFADSGHVGTGHETPADGAREDHPKGPHKG from the coding sequence ATGAACTCACCCCAACTCCAGCGCGGCGTGTTCCTCGCCCTGCTCGCCGCCGTCACCGTCGCTTTCCTGTGGGTGCTGATGCCGTTCTTCGGCGCGGTGCTCTGGGGCGTGGCGCTCGCGATCCTGTTCACGCCGCTCTACAAGTGGCTGCTCAGGAAGATGCCCGGCAAGCGCAACGCGGCGGCGCTGTCCACGCTCGCGATCTGTCTGGTGATCGTGATCCTGCCGCTGGCGATGATCGGCGTGTCGCTGGTGCAGGAAGTGGTGCTGGTCACGCAGAGCATCCGCTCGGGGCAGATCGACTTCGCGGCCTACTTCCAGCAGATCCTGGCCGCCACGCCGCAGTGGCTGCTGAACCTGGTCGAGCGCTTCAACCTCGGCGACGCGGCGGCCTGGCAGGCGCGCATCTCGGCCATCGCCGGCCAGGGCAGCCAGCTGATCGCGAGCCAGGCGCTGGCCATCGGGCAGAACACCTTCGACTTCGTGGTCAGCTTCTTCGTGATGCTGTACCTGCTCTATTTCCTGGTGCGCGACGGCGCCTCGCTGTCGAAGACCATGCGCGACGCGCTGCCGCTGGCCAAGCCGCACACGCACTACCTGCTCAACAAGTTCACCACCGTGATCCGCGCCACCATCAAGGGCAACGTCGCGGTGGCGGTGGCGCAGGGCACGCTGGGCGGGCTGGCCTTCTGGTTCCTCGGCGTGCAGGGCGCGCTGCTGTGGGCGGTGCTGATGGCCTTCCTGTCGCTGCTGCCCGCCGTGGGCGCGGCGCTGATCTGGGGCCCGGTGGCGATCTACTTCCTCGCCACCGGCCACTTCTGGCAGGGCGGCATCTTGATCTTCGTCGGCGTGTTCGTGATCGGCCTGGTCGACAACATCCTGCGCCCGGTGCTGGTGGGCAAGGACACGCAGATGCCCGACTACATCGTGCTGATGTCGACCATCGGCGGCATGGCGATCTTCGGCATCAACGGCTTCGTGATCGGGCCGGTGGTGGCGGCGCTGTTCATGGCGGCATGGAGCCTGTTCGCCGACTCGGGCCATGTGGGCACGGGCCACGAGACGCCGGCCGACGGCGCCCGGGAAGACCATCCCAAGGGCCCGCACAAGGGCTGA
- a CDS encoding C4-dicarboxylate transporter DctA, translated as MRRFTRSLFGQVVLALLIGVVLGLLAPQFAVKLKPLGDGFIKLIKMIIPVLVFCVVVHGIAGAGDLKRVGRVGVKALIYFEVLTTVALAMGLVLAFVFQPGVGMNVDPGKLDPAAMSAYASNADKLTSGGTVEFLLKLIPTTVVNAFATGDVLQVLLFAVLFGCALSLLGERGKPVAVVVDALSLVLFKIMGILIKLAPLGVLGAIAFTVGQYGVGSLKQLGMLIALFYLAVLVFVFVVLGFVMRMSGFSLWKLLRYLREELAIVFATTSSDSVLPQIMAKLRRMGIRDSTVGLVIPTGYSFNLDAFSIYITLAAVFIAQATNTPITMTDLLTILAISLVTSKGAHGVPGSAIVVLAATLHAIPAIPAIGLVLVLSVDWFMGIARALGNLIGNCVATVAIAAWEGDIDRERAHAVLDGRVAPDEPALDPALAESGAPPAGAALGRH; from the coding sequence ATGCGTCGTTTCACCCGCTCCCTGTTCGGCCAGGTCGTGCTCGCCCTGCTGATCGGCGTGGTGCTGGGCCTCCTGGCCCCGCAGTTCGCCGTCAAGCTCAAGCCGCTGGGCGACGGCTTCATCAAGCTGATCAAGATGATCATTCCCGTGCTGGTCTTCTGCGTGGTGGTGCATGGCATCGCCGGCGCGGGCGACCTCAAGCGCGTGGGCCGCGTCGGCGTGAAGGCGCTGATCTACTTCGAGGTGCTCACCACCGTCGCGCTGGCGATGGGGCTGGTGCTGGCCTTCGTGTTCCAGCCCGGCGTGGGCATGAACGTCGATCCGGGCAAGCTCGATCCGGCCGCGATGAGCGCCTATGCCTCCAATGCCGACAAGCTCACCAGCGGCGGCACGGTCGAGTTCCTGCTGAAGCTGATCCCCACCACGGTGGTGAACGCCTTCGCGACCGGCGACGTGCTGCAGGTGCTGCTGTTCGCGGTGCTGTTCGGCTGCGCGCTGTCGCTGCTCGGCGAGCGCGGCAAGCCGGTGGCGGTGGTGGTGGACGCGCTGTCGCTGGTGCTGTTCAAGATCATGGGCATCCTGATCAAGCTGGCGCCGCTGGGCGTGCTCGGCGCGATCGCCTTCACGGTCGGCCAGTACGGCGTGGGCTCGCTCAAGCAGCTCGGCATGCTGATCGCGCTGTTCTACCTCGCGGTGCTGGTGTTCGTGTTCGTGGTGCTCGGCTTCGTGATGCGCATGTCGGGCTTCAGCCTCTGGAAGCTGCTGCGCTACCTGCGCGAAGAACTCGCGATCGTGTTCGCCACCACCTCGTCGGACAGCGTGCTGCCGCAGATCATGGCCAAGCTGCGCCGCATGGGCATCCGCGACTCGACGGTGGGCCTGGTGATCCCCACGGGCTACTCGTTCAACCTCGACGCCTTCTCGATCTACATCACGCTGGCGGCGGTGTTCATCGCGCAGGCCACCAACACGCCGATCACCATGACCGACCTGCTGACGATCCTCGCGATCTCGCTGGTCACCTCCAAGGGCGCGCACGGCGTGCCGGGCTCGGCGATCGTGGTGCTGGCCGCCACCCTGCACGCGATTCCGGCGATCCCCGCGATCGGGCTGGTGCTGGTGCTGTCGGTCGACTGGTTCATGGGCATCGCGCGCGCGCTCGGCAACCTGATCGGCAACTGCGTGGCGACGGTGGCGATCGCCGCCTGGGAAGGCGACATCGACCGCGAGCGCGCCCATGCGGTGCTCGACGGCCGCGTGGCGCCCGACGAACCGGCGCTCGATCCGGCGCTGGCAGAATCCGGCGCGCCGCCCGCCGGCGCCGCCCTCGGCCGCCACTGA
- a CDS encoding GntR family transcriptional regulator: MSSTEVSPTVIAERVVEAILAQKLAPGERLGEQALAENFAVSRTMVREALMQLQARGFVEVQSRRGWYVVEPSAEEARDAFRARRIIESGILSEPEGRPLAKVIRKLRDHIADEQRAVEGADAATRAFLLADFHVCLAEQLGHQLLVDVLRDLTARTTLAATLYQSKHEAGQSCADHEAIVAALENGDRPRARSLMLAHIGNVERALEVEASAEPDASARLRATLAPVALPRAKR; encoded by the coding sequence ATGAGCTCCACCGAAGTCAGCCCCACCGTCATCGCCGAGCGCGTGGTCGAGGCGATCCTCGCGCAGAAGCTCGCGCCCGGCGAGCGGCTCGGCGAGCAGGCGCTGGCCGAGAACTTCGCGGTCAGCCGCACCATGGTGCGCGAGGCGCTGATGCAGCTGCAGGCGCGCGGCTTCGTCGAGGTGCAGTCGCGCCGCGGCTGGTACGTGGTCGAGCCCTCGGCCGAGGAGGCGCGCGACGCCTTCCGCGCGCGCCGCATCATCGAGTCGGGCATCCTCTCGGAGCCCGAGGGCCGGCCGCTGGCGAAGGTGATCCGCAAGCTGCGCGACCACATCGCCGACGAGCAGCGCGCGGTGGAAGGCGCCGACGCCGCCACCCGAGCCTTCCTGCTGGCCGACTTCCACGTCTGCCTGGCCGAGCAGCTCGGCCACCAGCTGCTGGTCGACGTGCTGCGCGACCTGACGGCGCGCACCACGCTCGCGGCCACGCTCTACCAGTCGAAGCACGAGGCCGGCCAGTCCTGCGCCGACCACGAGGCCATCGTGGCCGCGCTCGAGAACGGCGACCGGCCGCGCGCGCGCAGCCTGATGCTGGCGCACATCGGCAACGTCGAGCGCGCGCTCGAGGTCGAGGCCAGCGCCGAACCCGATGCCTCGGCGCGGCTGCGCGCCACGCTGGCGCCGGTGGCCTTGCCGCGCGCCAAGCGCTGA
- a CDS encoding DUF2141 domain-containing protein, giving the protein MHLPAFLPRPAARTLYAATAIAALTAATLAPLSARAADLSLNVAEGPATEATLYIALYADAASFGASKPLASQSLPLREGKARVVFTGLAPGRYAVRAYADENGNGKLDTNLVGLPTERYGFSNDAKGKLGAPDFEAAAIGVDADLQSAIHLR; this is encoded by the coding sequence ATGCACCTTCCCGCCTTTCTTCCCCGCCCGGCCGCGCGCACCCTGTACGCCGCGACCGCCATCGCGGCGCTCACCGCCGCCACGCTCGCGCCGCTGAGCGCGCGGGCCGCCGACCTCAGCCTCAACGTGGCCGAGGGCCCGGCCACCGAGGCCACGCTCTACATCGCGCTGTACGCCGATGCCGCCAGCTTCGGCGCCAGCAAGCCGCTGGCCTCGCAGAGCCTGCCGCTGCGCGAGGGCAAGGCGCGCGTGGTGTTCACGGGCCTGGCGCCGGGCCGCTATGCGGTGCGCGCCTATGCCGACGAGAACGGCAACGGCAAGCTCGACACCAACCTCGTGGGCCTGCCGACCGAGCGCTACGGCTTCTCGAACGATGCCAAGGGCAAGCTCGGCGCGCCCGACTTCGAGGCCGCGGCGATCGGCGTCGACGCCGACCTGCAGAGCGCCATCCACCTGCGCTGA
- a CDS encoding LysR family transcriptional regulator: MIESTTLRYFHEVAAFGSVRMAAEKLFVAQSAVSRQIALLEDELGVPVFERHARGMALTAAGELLLRYAQDNKTQLADLKGRIHEYETLVKGHVRVGCVEGILHGLLSSFMPSFIATHPGIGFSLDLMGSHAVGEAVAEHKYDLGILFGASPRPDLIELQKIDQPLCVIAAARHPAAGLRSCALAQVADVPLVLPDRSFGLRQLADRVSSKGKFKLNIAIETNSLSFASQLVADSGLITLQPRDVVAPLIDAGKVVAIPLTDAPLRSARATLVASYSRRLSLAADHLSQSLIAYMRAWQRSPKQGQGGRSRRPRSSSA; this comes from the coding sequence ATGATCGAATCGACAACCCTTCGGTACTTTCACGAGGTCGCGGCCTTCGGCTCGGTGCGCATGGCAGCGGAAAAGCTCTTCGTGGCCCAGAGTGCCGTGAGTCGCCAGATCGCGTTGTTGGAGGACGAACTGGGCGTTCCCGTCTTCGAGCGCCATGCGCGGGGCATGGCCCTGACCGCCGCGGGAGAACTGCTGCTTCGCTACGCGCAGGACAACAAGACCCAGCTGGCCGATCTGAAGGGCCGCATTCACGAGTACGAGACGCTGGTCAAGGGCCATGTCAGGGTCGGGTGTGTCGAAGGCATCCTGCACGGCCTCCTGTCCAGCTTCATGCCGAGCTTCATCGCCACGCACCCAGGCATCGGCTTTTCCCTCGATCTCATGGGATCGCATGCCGTGGGCGAAGCCGTCGCCGAACACAAGTACGACCTGGGCATCCTGTTCGGTGCCTCGCCCCGTCCCGATCTGATCGAGCTGCAGAAGATCGATCAACCCCTGTGTGTCATCGCCGCAGCCCGGCATCCCGCCGCCGGGTTGCGCAGTTGTGCACTCGCGCAGGTTGCGGACGTTCCCCTTGTGTTGCCCGACAGGTCCTTCGGTCTGCGCCAATTGGCCGATCGCGTCAGTTCGAAAGGCAAGTTCAAGCTGAACATCGCGATCGAGACGAATTCGCTTTCTTTTGCGAGCCAGCTGGTGGCGGATTCGGGGCTGATCACATTGCAACCAAGGGACGTCGTCGCCCCCCTGATCGACGCGGGAAAAGTGGTGGCGATTCCGCTGACCGACGCCCCGCTGCGATCCGCGCGCGCCACGCTGGTCGCCAGCTACTCCCGCCGACTGTCGCTCGCCGCCGACCATCTTTCCCAGTCGCTGATCGCCTACATGCGTGCATGGCAACGCTCTCCGAAGCAGGGACAGGGCGGGCGTTCGCGGCGTCCGAGGTCGAGTTCGGCCTGA
- a CDS encoding TRAP transporter substrate-binding protein, whose translation MPRKLQHRLAALCVALSSLGMAGVADAQNIQERNFKFAFVNQKEHPQGMGAQRFAEIVEKKSGGKMKVKLFASGVLGGDAAVISSLQGGTVDLTMAIPGLLSGMAKEFSLFDLPFLFNNEKEADVVLDGPVGRKLLDKLPEKGLIGLTYFEHGFRNVTNSRRPVARMEDLQGLRLRVMQIPVMIDAFGALGANPSPLPLPEVYTALEQRAVDGQENPYSLVEASKYYEVQRYGSDTRHAFNPVVLLFSKKVWDRLSEDERMILRDAARETQPFQRAANRDVNARAAEFLKSKGMVLTEFSAQERERLRDKLKPVTDKYVRQIDPALTQELFSELGKVRGVAR comes from the coding sequence ATGCCAAGAAAACTGCAGCATCGCCTGGCCGCTCTCTGTGTTGCCCTGTCGTCCCTGGGGATGGCCGGCGTCGCCGATGCCCAGAACATCCAGGAGCGCAACTTCAAGTTCGCCTTCGTCAATCAGAAAGAGCATCCGCAAGGCATGGGGGCTCAGCGCTTCGCGGAGATCGTGGAGAAGAAGAGCGGCGGCAAGATGAAGGTCAAGCTCTTTGCCTCGGGCGTGCTGGGGGGCGATGCCGCTGTCATTTCCTCGCTGCAAGGTGGCACCGTGGACCTGACCATGGCGATCCCGGGCCTGCTGTCGGGCATGGCCAAGGAGTTTTCGCTGTTCGACCTGCCCTTTCTCTTCAACAACGAGAAGGAGGCCGACGTGGTGCTCGACGGTCCGGTCGGCCGCAAGCTGCTGGACAAGCTGCCAGAGAAGGGCCTGATCGGCCTGACCTACTTCGAGCACGGCTTTCGCAACGTCACCAACTCGCGGCGGCCGGTGGCCCGCATGGAAGACCTGCAAGGCCTGAGGCTGCGCGTGATGCAGATCCCCGTGATGATCGATGCCTTCGGTGCGCTGGGCGCCAATCCGTCGCCACTGCCGCTGCCCGAGGTCTATACCGCGCTGGAGCAACGGGCCGTCGATGGCCAGGAAAATCCGTACTCGCTGGTGGAGGCCTCGAAGTACTACGAAGTCCAGAGGTACGGTTCCGACACGCGCCACGCGTTCAACCCCGTCGTGCTGCTGTTCAGCAAGAAGGTGTGGGACCGGCTGTCCGAGGACGAACGCATGATTCTGCGCGACGCCGCCAGGGAAACGCAGCCCTTCCAGCGCGCCGCCAACCGCGACGTGAATGCCAGGGCCGCCGAATTCCTGAAGAGCAAGGGGATGGTGCTGACCGAGTTTTCGGCGCAGGAGCGAGAACGCCTGCGCGACAAGCTCAAGCCGGTCACGGACAAGTACGTCAGGCAGATCGATCCGGCGCTGACGCAGGAACTTTTCTCCGAGCTTGGCAAGGTGCGCGGTGTCGCGAGGTAG